The Triticum aestivum cultivar Chinese Spring chromosome 3A, IWGSC CS RefSeq v2.1, whole genome shotgun sequence genome includes a region encoding these proteins:
- the LOC123058763 gene encoding zinc finger protein ZAT18-like, with translation MTLTREEAHESKEMESLRVHADALLSLSSPAASSTAPAGSKPATTAAGRRALAAEGVFECKTCSRRFTSFQALGGHRTSHTRLQARMLLHDQAADVPGAAERDRARVHECAVCGLEFSMGQALGGHMRRHRGEAPPGPSTSSSAAVHGDASSGATQQQEVMPDLNYPPMDDCGGESSADRSSEHQLLDLLV, from the coding sequence ATGACACTGACGAGGGAGGAGGCGCACGAGAGCAAGGAGATGGAGAGCCTGCGGGTGCACGCCGACGCGCTGCTCTCGCTGTCCTCGCCCGCCGCGTCGTCCACGGCGCCGGCGGGCAGCaagccggcgacgacggcggcgggcaGGAGGGCGCTGGCGGCGGAGGGCGTGTTCGAGTGCAAGACGTGCAGCAGGCGGTTCACGTCGTTCCAGGCGCTGGGCGGGCACCGCACCAGCCACACGCGGCTGCAGGCGCGGATGCTGCTGCACGATCAGGCCGCCGACGTCCCGGGCGCCGCCGAGAGGGACAGGGCGCGGGTGCACGAGTGCGCCGTCTGCGGGCTCGAGTTCTCCATGGGCCAGGCGCTGGGCGGCCACATGCGCCGGCACAGGGGCGAGGCGCCGCCGGGGCCGTCGACGTCGTCGTCGGCCGCCGTGCACGGCGACGCCAGCTCCGGCGCGACGCAGCAGCAGGAGGTCATGCCCGACCTGAACTACCCGCCGATGGACGACTGCGGCGGCGAATCCTCGGCCGACCGCAGCTCCGAGCATCAGCTGCTTGATCTGCTTGTATAG